A region from the Kineothrix sp. IPX-CK genome encodes:
- a CDS encoding sodium ion-translocating decarboxylase subunit beta — MFVDSLINLWNDSGFMSLTWQSIIMILVSFILIYLAIAKKFEPLLLLPIAFGMLLANLPLTGLMSDGSVTGETAGLLYYLYQGVKMGIYPSLIFLGIGAMTDFGPLIARPSSMLIGAGAQFGIAIAFVVAGLLGFTPAEAASIGIIGGADGPTAIYLTTRLAPHLLAPIAVAAYSYMALIPIIQPPLMRLLTTEKERVIKMDQLRKVSKLEKVCFPILVSVLCILLLPSVAPLIGMLMLGNLFKESGVVDRLSDTAQNALINIVTIFLGLTVGATATGSEFLKPGTLGIIALGLVAFAFSTIGGLLIGKLMCFLTKGKINPLIGSAGVSAVPMAARISQLEGQKANPSNFLLMHAIGPNVSGVIGSAVAAGILLSLFG, encoded by the coding sequence ATGTTTGTAGATTCACTTATTAATTTATGGAACGATTCAGGTTTTATGTCACTCACCTGGCAGTCGATTATTATGATTCTTGTATCATTCATACTGATTTATCTTGCCATTGCTAAAAAGTTTGAGCCGCTTCTGCTGCTCCCAATCGCATTTGGTATGCTGTTAGCCAATCTGCCTTTGACCGGCCTTATGAGTGATGGCTCTGTCACCGGGGAAACTGCGGGACTTCTTTATTACTTATATCAGGGAGTTAAAATGGGAATATATCCTTCCCTAATTTTTCTCGGGATAGGAGCAATGACGGATTTCGGGCCGTTGATTGCAAGACCGAGCAGTATGCTTATCGGAGCAGGTGCGCAGTTTGGCATTGCGATTGCTTTCGTAGTCGCAGGTCTTTTAGGATTTACTCCCGCAGAAGCGGCATCTATCGGCATTATCGGAGGCGCGGACGGCCCTACAGCAATTTATCTTACGACGAGATTAGCGCCTCATCTCTTGGCCCCCATTGCGGTTGCCGCCTATTCTTACATGGCACTGATCCCTATAATCCAACCCCCTCTTATGAGACTTCTTACCACAGAAAAAGAACGTGTTATCAAGATGGATCAGCTTAGAAAAGTATCCAAGCTGGAAAAAGTATGTTTTCCCATTTTAGTATCAGTTCTTTGCATTCTGTTGTTACCCTCTGTTGCCCCGCTAATCGGCATGCTCATGCTTGGAAATCTTTTCAAAGAATCCGGTGTAGTAGATAGGCTTTCCGATACGGCTCAGAATGCATTGATCAATATAGTAACCATTTTTCTCGGTCTTACCGTAGGCGCAACTGCCACAGGCAGTGAATTTTTAAAACCTGGAACCTTGGGAATTATCGCACTTGGTCTGGTTGCCTTTGCTTTCAGTACGATAGGCGGACTCTTAATCGGCAAACTTATGTGCTTTCTGACAAAGGGAAAAATCAATCCTTTAATTGGATCGGCAGGTGTTTCAGCAGTTCCAATGGCCGCACGAATTTCTCAGCTGGAAGGCCAAAAAGCCAATCCCAGCAATTTCCTTCTAATGCACGCCATTGGTCCAAATGTTTCCGGTGTAATTGGGTCGGCAGTGGCTGCTGGTATTTTACTTTCTCTGTTCGGCTGA
- the gltA gene encoding NADPH-dependent glutamate synthase, whose protein sequence is MMDVLKKVPVREQDAKVRATNFEEVCFGYNEEEAREEALRCINCKNARCIVGCPVSINIPAFIEKVKDGDVEAAYHIINESSSLPAVCGRVCPQESQCEGVCIRGIKGEPVSIGKLERFVADWACEKGVKPEAAKEKNGKKVAVIGSGPAGLTCAGDLAKLGYDVTIFEALHEPGGVLVYGIPEFRLPKEKVVAKEIENVKSLGVKIETNVVVGKAVTIDELMDEEGFDAVFIGSGAGLPKFMGIPGEQANGVFSANEYLTRSNLMKAFQEDSTTPIMKGNKVAVVGGGNVAMDAARTALRLGAEVHVVYRRSEEELPARVEEVHHAKEEGIIFDLLTNPVEILTNEKGWVNGIKCVKMELGEPDESGRRRPVVKPDSEFIIEVDTVIMSLGTSPNPLISSTTEGLETNKWKCIVADENSGKTTKEGVYAGGDAVTGAATVILAMGAGKAAAKGIDEYLRNK, encoded by the coding sequence ATTATGGACGTATTGAAGAAGGTTCCTGTACGCGAACAGGATGCAAAGGTGCGCGCGACCAACTTTGAGGAAGTGTGCTTTGGATATAATGAAGAAGAAGCGAGAGAAGAAGCGCTAAGATGTATTAACTGCAAGAATGCGAGATGTATCGTAGGATGTCCCGTATCGATTAATATTCCCGCTTTTATAGAGAAAGTTAAGGATGGGGATGTGGAGGCAGCATACCACATCATCAATGAGTCGTCTTCCCTTCCGGCGGTATGCGGTCGCGTATGCCCGCAGGAGAGTCAGTGTGAAGGCGTATGTATCAGAGGAATCAAGGGTGAGCCCGTATCTATTGGCAAATTGGAGCGTTTTGTTGCGGACTGGGCTTGTGAAAAAGGAGTGAAACCGGAAGCTGCTAAGGAGAAGAACGGTAAAAAGGTAGCGGTCATCGGTTCCGGCCCGGCAGGACTTACCTGCGCAGGAGATTTGGCGAAGTTAGGGTATGATGTCACCATCTTCGAGGCGCTGCACGAGCCGGGCGGCGTGCTCGTATACGGCATTCCTGAATTCCGTCTGCCTAAGGAAAAGGTTGTGGCGAAGGAAATCGAGAACGTAAAATCTCTCGGCGTAAAAATAGAGACCAACGTGGTGGTAGGAAAAGCTGTTACCATTGATGAGCTTATGGATGAAGAGGGATTTGACGCAGTATTTATCGGTTCCGGCGCGGGGCTTCCCAAGTTCATGGGAATTCCGGGCGAGCAAGCCAACGGCGTATTCTCCGCCAATGAATATCTGACGAGAAGCAATTTGATGAAAGCGTTTCAGGAGGACTCTACTACACCGATTATGAAGGGGAATAAGGTGGCAGTAGTAGGCGGCGGAAACGTAGCCATGGACGCAGCCAGAACGGCACTCAGACTGGGTGCCGAGGTACATGTAGTATACAGAAGAAGCGAGGAGGAGCTTCCTGCCAGAGTGGAGGAAGTGCATCACGCGAAGGAGGAAGGAATCATTTTCGACCTTCTGACCAATCCCGTAGAAATTCTTACCAATGAAAAGGGTTGGGTAAACGGTATCAAATGTGTAAAGATGGAGTTGGGTGAGCCCGATGAGTCCGGCAGAAGAAGGCCGGTGGTGAAACCTGATTCCGAATTTATCATTGAGGTTGACACGGTAATCATGTCTCTTGGAACTTCTCCCAATCCGCTTATTTCCTCCACTACAGAAGGTTTGGAGACAAATAAGTGGAAATGTATTGTTGCGGATGAGAATTCCGGCAAGACTACAAAGGAAGGCGTGTACGCAGGCGGTGATGCCGTAACAGGGGCAGCAACCGTTATTCTGGCGATGGGAGCGGGTAAGGCAGCAGCCAAAGGAATCGATGAATATTTAAGAAATAAATAG
- a CDS encoding sulfide/dihydroorotate dehydrogenase-like FAD/NAD-binding protein yields the protein MYKILEARELTTNIYLMEVEARRVAKRCQPGQFVIVRMDAEGERIPLTICDYNRERGSVTIVFQTVGAGTKKMGELKAGDSLHDFVGPLGCPSELVDEPVEELKEKSILFVAGGVGTAPVYPQVKWLQKRGVNADVIVGAKTKDIIILEKEMEAVAGNLYITTDDGSYGRSGMVTQTIKDLVEEGKHYDVCIAIGPMIMMKFVCKMTEELGIPTVVSLNPIMVDGTGMCGACRVTVGGEVKFACVDGPEFDGHKVDFDQAMKRQQLYQTIEGRALLKEQEGATHHGGCGNCTDNN from the coding sequence ATGTACAAGATTTTAGAAGCAAGAGAGCTGACTACCAATATTTATCTCATGGAAGTTGAGGCGAGACGTGTTGCGAAAAGATGTCAGCCGGGACAATTTGTTATTGTCAGAATGGATGCAGAAGGGGAAAGAATACCGCTTACAATTTGCGATTACAACAGAGAAAGAGGGTCGGTCACCATTGTTTTCCAGACTGTGGGAGCAGGCACTAAGAAAATGGGAGAATTGAAAGCAGGAGACAGTCTTCATGATTTTGTGGGACCGTTAGGATGTCCTTCCGAGCTCGTAGATGAGCCGGTTGAGGAACTGAAGGAAAAGAGTATATTGTTCGTTGCCGGAGGCGTGGGAACGGCACCGGTTTATCCTCAGGTGAAATGGCTGCAGAAACGTGGAGTGAATGCGGATGTCATAGTGGGTGCGAAGACGAAAGATATTATTATTTTGGAAAAAGAGATGGAAGCGGTTGCCGGAAATCTCTATATAACGACGGATGACGGGTCTTACGGAAGAAGCGGCATGGTTACGCAGACGATCAAAGATCTGGTAGAGGAAGGAAAGCATTACGACGTATGTATTGCGATCGGACCGATGATTATGATGAAGTTCGTATGCAAGATGACGGAGGAATTAGGCATTCCTACGGTTGTGAGCTTGAACCCTATTATGGTGGACGGTACCGGAATGTGCGGCGCATGCCGTGTGACAGTAGGCGGAGAAGTGAAGTTCGCCTGCGTGGACGGACCGGAATTCGACGGACACAAGGTAGACTTCGATCAGGCGATGAAGCGTCAGCAGCTATATCAGACGATTGAGGGCAGAGCTCTGCTGAAGGAGCAGGAGGGCGCCACTCATCATGGCGGATGCGGTAACTGCACCGACAACAATTAG
- a CDS encoding chitobiase/beta-hexosaminidase C-terminal domain-containing protein, giving the protein MKCPKCGYELAEGYLYCDNCGEEIRIVPDFEPEIEQEINETLSTLFVELAKEEMPEIPMDEDKIKESKKEEPLGELQNKPGRGRKIGMLLTAVIASLILCVTGYSMYCSYSVPYQLAKAKEYAEQGKYTQAIGYLEKVHDLEADNADVMFLMADYYYIQEKYDFAVYTLQQIIEEADLYKEVDLEDAYDKIISIYKTQENYQAINELLLSCPDENIVNTFQRYIAKPPEFSYVEGNYEEVIPLKLSANTSGKIYYTLDGEEPDADSDVYTAPIFLETGDYTVKAYFVNDYGIKSDVVSNTYRIDLVEPAAPEVSVYSGDYYEPNMIEVSAAEDCRIYYTTDSTDPTEDSLLYTSAIPMPLGKSVYKFIALSPEGVASDVIMRTYKLTLNTEISTDIAIMNVVHALMRADVLLDEQGSLRGMSGHNAYKFGAVSRIDGGDYYVVYEYYEDAPGMQTKTDRIYGVNIQDGSVFRITYDDAGKIILIPLE; this is encoded by the coding sequence ATGAAATGTCCAAAATGCGGATATGAGCTGGCAGAAGGTTATTTATATTGCGATAATTGCGGGGAAGAAATCAGAATCGTACCAGATTTCGAGCCCGAAATCGAACAAGAAATAAATGAGACTTTATCCACGCTTTTTGTCGAACTGGCAAAAGAAGAAATGCCCGAAATACCAATGGATGAAGATAAGATAAAGGAAAGCAAAAAGGAAGAGCCTTTAGGCGAACTGCAAAATAAGCCGGGACGCGGACGGAAGATAGGTATGTTACTGACAGCGGTCATTGCCAGCCTGATATTGTGTGTGACAGGATATTCCATGTACTGTAGCTATTCGGTTCCTTATCAGTTGGCAAAGGCAAAGGAATATGCGGAGCAGGGGAAATATACGCAGGCAATCGGATATCTGGAGAAGGTACACGATTTGGAAGCGGATAATGCTGATGTCATGTTTCTGATGGCAGATTATTATTATATTCAGGAAAAATATGATTTTGCGGTATATACGCTGCAGCAGATCATAGAAGAAGCGGATTTATACAAGGAAGTAGATTTGGAAGACGCTTACGACAAAATCATATCCATATACAAAACGCAGGAGAATTATCAGGCAATTAACGAATTGCTGCTTTCCTGTCCCGATGAAAATATCGTCAATACGTTTCAAAGGTATATTGCTAAGCCGCCGGAATTCAGCTATGTAGAAGGAAATTACGAGGAGGTCATCCCTCTTAAGCTGAGTGCAAACACTTCCGGGAAGATTTATTATACCCTGGACGGCGAAGAACCGGATGCGGATAGTGACGTATATACGGCCCCGATTTTTCTGGAGACCGGGGATTATACAGTAAAGGCCTATTTTGTCAATGATTACGGAATTAAGAGCGATGTGGTGAGCAACACCTACCGGATTGATCTGGTAGAACCTGCGGCACCGGAGGTTTCGGTTTACAGCGGAGACTATTATGAGCCTAATATGATCGAGGTGAGTGCGGCGGAGGACTGCCGCATCTATTATACTACGGACAGCACGGATCCTACCGAGGACAGTCTGTTGTATACATCGGCGATTCCGATGCCCCTTGGCAAATCTGTGTATAAGTTCATTGCTCTAAGCCCCGAGGGCGTGGCAAGTGATGTCATCATGCGTACATATAAGCTGACGTTGAATACGGAAATATCCACGGATATTGCTATTATGAATGTAGTGCATGCTTTGATGCGTGCGGACGTGCTTTTGGATGAACAGGGAAGTCTGCGCGGAATGAGCGGACATAACGCTTACAAGTTCGGCGCGGTATCGAGAATTGACGGTGGAGATTATTATGTTGTTTATGAGTATTACGAAGATGCTCCGGGGATGCAGACGAAGACTGACAGAATCTATGGAGTGAATATTCAGGACGGAAGTGTTTTCCGTATTACCTATGATGACGCTGGGAAAATTATACTAATACCTTTGGAATAA